From the bacterium genome, one window contains:
- a CDS encoding Gfo/Idh/MocA family oxidoreductase — translation MKLRVGLCGAGQFGRVFVPLFQRHPSVCEVYLADVLPDRLAREAARLGVTRTFDSLEALCRSDCDCVALFTARWDHAAQAVQALRAGKHVYSAVPAATTLEELAQLVDTVKSTGLVYMLGETSYYRAQTTFCRDKFARGEFGEFVYGEGQYHHDMAHLYGAYMYSGGETWKRDASFPPMLYPTHSTAFVLGVTFRRMTEVACFGYVDRHPDGVFRAQESPWQNVFSNESALFRTSDGGMARVNEFRRVGAGDGRMTIIGTHAAYEEQPGQGVFTWLDFPRDYGQSTEIPYADAGKLVALKSEDVSAIRSFGGVEVTEENLGDLPREYLGKKFLGLSPAQPFWQLPVEFAGVPNGHDGTHVFLVNDFVRAVAAHKLPPNHVWLAARYNAPGIVAHESARRDGERLTIPDFGMPPADWPLLDTTQPLQP, via the coding sequence ATGAAGCTGAGAGTGGGCCTGTGCGGCGCGGGGCAGTTCGGCCGCGTCTTCGTACCGCTTTTCCAGCGCCACCCGAGTGTGTGCGAGGTGTACCTGGCAGACGTCCTCCCCGACCGCCTGGCGCGCGAGGCGGCGCGGCTTGGGGTGACCAGGACCTTCGACTCCCTGGAGGCCCTCTGCCGCAGCGACTGCGACTGCGTGGCCCTCTTCACCGCGCGCTGGGACCACGCCGCACAGGCCGTGCAGGCACTGCGAGCGGGCAAGCATGTCTACAGCGCCGTACCCGCGGCCACCACCCTTGAGGAGCTGGCCCAACTCGTGGACACCGTCAAGTCCACCGGCCTGGTCTACATGCTGGGGGAGACAAGCTACTACCGCGCCCAGACCACCTTCTGCCGCGACAAGTTCGCGCGAGGGGAGTTCGGCGAGTTTGTTTATGGCGAGGGCCAGTACCACCACGACATGGCCCACCTCTACGGGGCCTACATGTACAGCGGCGGCGAGACCTGGAAGCGCGATGCCAGCTTCCCCCCGATGCTCTACCCGACCCATTCCACCGCCTTCGTCCTGGGCGTGACGTTCCGGCGCATGACGGAGGTGGCCTGCTTTGGGTACGTGGACCGGCATCCCGACGGCGTCTTCCGCGCGCAGGAGAGCCCGTGGCAGAACGTGTTCAGCAACGAGTCGGCCCTGTTTCGCACCTCCGACGGCGGTATGGCGCGGGTCAACGAGTTCCGTCGCGTCGGCGCGGGCGACGGCCGCATGACCATCATCGGGACTCACGCGGCCTATGAGGAGCAGCCTGGGCAAGGGGTCTTCACATGGCTCGACTTCCCGCGGGACTACGGACAGTCGACCGAGATCCCGTACGCGGACGCCGGCAAGCTCGTCGCTCTGAAGAGTGAGGACGTCAGCGCGATCCGGAGCTTTGGCGGGGTCGAGGTTACCGAGGAGAATCTGGGGGACTTGCCGCGCGAGTACTTGGGCAAGAAGTTCCTGGGGCTATCGCCGGCCCAGCCCTTCTGGCAACTGCCTGTCGAGTTCGCCGGCGTACCCAACGGACATGACGGGACGCACGTGTTCCTGGTGAACGACTTTGTGCGCGCCGTGGCGGCACACAAGCTGCCACCGAACCACGTCTGGCTGGCAGCCCGGTACAATGCGCCGGGGATCGTCGCCCACGAGTCGGCCAGACGCGACGGCGAACGTCTCACGATCCCCGACTTCGGCATGCCGCCCGCCGACTGGCCGCTGCTGGACACCACGCAGCCGCTACAGCCATAG
- a CDS encoding glycoside hydrolase: MLDAVSACGRHGFTLGEMICLYTALLAAPVAGFGAGEAVGSPAQEKQAVVEDGERMVQRRASGRWAGAPICLSADSMSVATGQPSLVLMSSGSTHIPVWSLSGGTPGQSVAGLVGGLPSGCGGVKVEIVVTTTDASTSPDYEDVYRCHLTQMVEGAPFTARYALGAPVRTALPAGPFYTRTILLEPYYEVEPNAPLWVRIQREPTDPADTFTKPTGLAMVKVTPLEAPPKPHVVQDVSGYNSWPMIQALGDKLVCVYSRGTAHTIDEDARAVYARTSTDNGKTWTTEAVVANTPGYGEVTVGKGVDSTGAMLLWVRRIGKDWNHDLYRTRDGVTFTLVATPKLAVTPMQITDVFSVPTIGLMALWFAGAYDDSPSHSWGALTSSDDGATWTQTTIESKLPKSEWPTEPSAVYLGNGRILAIARIEGGGASTTQTQFQMVSTDYGATWTRSKTNIGDVCASTPSLVLDAETGLLSNYYYQRGHGVLWRRVVDPASVFGNPLNWPPPEAVATGSRIGVDSGNVNATAIGSAHVLAFYSGKAPDTAILVSALPAPTAVNSPPGPARPDEPRE, encoded by the coding sequence ATGCTAGATGCAGTTAGTGCTTGCGGGCGGCACGGCTTCACCCTCGGTGAGATGATCTGTCTATACACTGCGCTGCTTGCCGCACCTGTCGCCGGCTTCGGAGCGGGCGAGGCCGTCGGTTCGCCCGCCCAAGAGAAACAGGCGGTTGTCGAGGATGGTGAGCGAATGGTTCAGAGGCGAGCTTCTGGCAGGTGGGCGGGGGCGCCGATCTGTCTGAGCGCAGACAGCATGTCGGTTGCGACGGGCCAGCCTTCGCTGGTGCTCATGTCGAGCGGCTCCACACACATCCCGGTGTGGTCGCTATCGGGCGGCACGCCTGGGCAGTCTGTCGCCGGACTCGTGGGCGGGCTTCCCAGCGGGTGCGGCGGCGTGAAGGTGGAGATCGTCGTGACCACGACGGATGCCTCGACGAGCCCCGACTATGAGGATGTCTACAGGTGCCACTTAACGCAGATGGTGGAAGGTGCTCCCTTCACGGCGCGGTATGCTCTGGGCGCCCCCGTGCGAACCGCGCTTCCCGCTGGACCGTTCTACACTCGAACCATTCTCTTGGAGCCCTACTACGAGGTGGAGCCGAATGCTCCCCTGTGGGTGCGCATTCAGCGGGAGCCGACCGATCCCGCCGACACGTTCACCAAGCCCACTGGCCTGGCCATGGTCAAGGTAACCCCCCTGGAGGCTCCCCCGAAGCCACATGTCGTGCAGGACGTGAGCGGCTACAACTCGTGGCCGATGATTCAGGCCCTCGGAGACAAGCTGGTCTGCGTGTACAGCCGAGGCACGGCGCACACCATCGATGAGGACGCCCGCGCTGTGTACGCGCGCACCTCCACGGACAACGGGAAGACTTGGACGACGGAAGCTGTTGTCGCCAACACGCCGGGCTACGGCGAGGTCACCGTCGGGAAGGGGGTGGATTCCACGGGGGCGATGCTCCTCTGGGTGCGGCGCATCGGGAAGGACTGGAACCACGACCTCTATCGCACCAGGGATGGTGTGACGTTCACGCTCGTGGCGACGCCGAAGCTCGCCGTGACGCCGATGCAGATCACCGACGTTTTCTCGGTCCCCACGATCGGGCTCATGGCCCTCTGGTTCGCAGGGGCATACGATGACAGCCCGAGTCACTCGTGGGGCGCGCTGACCAGCAGCGATGATGGCGCAACCTGGACACAGACTACCATCGAGTCCAAGCTGCCCAAGTCCGAGTGGCCGACCGAGCCGTCCGCTGTCTATCTCGGCAACGGCAGGATTCTCGCAATCGCGCGGATAGAGGGCGGAGGCGCGTCCACAACGCAGACCCAATTCCAGATGGTATCGACCGACTATGGTGCAACGTGGACGCGCTCGAAAACAAACATCGGCGATGTCTGTGCTTCCACGCCGAGCCTGGTCCTCGACGCCGAAACCGGTCTGCTGAGCAACTATTACTACCAGCGTGGCCACGGTGTCCTTTGGCGTCGGGTCGTCGATCCAGCCAGCGTGTTCGGCAATCCGCTCAACTGGCCCCCTCCCGAGGCAGTCGCCACAGGCAGTCGGATCGGGGTCGATTCAGGCAACGTGAACGCCACCGCGATCGGGAGTGCACACGTCCTCGCTTTCTACTCCGGCAAGGCGCCAGACACGGCGATCCTGGTATCTGCGCTGCCGGCGCCGACTGCCGTGAACTCGCCCCCTGGCCCCGCGCGCCCCGATGAGCCGCGAGAGTAG
- a CDS encoding DUF5591 domain-containing protein, with amino-acid sequence MSALLPADAPLSVEALAQLCGLPAEGVGEAVCGLAAEGLVLRGHFVAGMPGWQYRWAAAWTRELERRTSRAVAELRAAAEVWPPLGDRDLDVTSPASEAFSQYVLERYCPPADKRLLVFLQCSVRRPFSTSPSHAFMKRAIWAATGRDPRADFLVCPVHVVVLASKVGPVPYELEDIYPANVGGGGVKHFSPGVYERTKPVLAQRMAGYLQAHGGQYDHIATFTEGRYGEVMSLASRWAGREMAVLPVAGGPRITQVGASRPRTYWQQYWIQLTLRLLEWLGADWEEPAARRLRELGALYDEG; translated from the coding sequence ATGTCCGCGCTGCTCCCGGCCGACGCCCCCCTGAGCGTGGAGGCCCTGGCGCAGTTGTGTGGGCTGCCCGCTGAAGGCGTGGGCGAGGCCGTGTGCGGTCTCGCTGCCGAGGGCCTTGTGCTGCGTGGGCACTTCGTGGCCGGGATGCCGGGGTGGCAGTACCGCTGGGCAGCCGCCTGGACGCGAGAGCTGGAGCGGCGCACGTCCCGGGCAGTCGCCGAACTGCGCGCGGCTGCCGAGGTCTGGCCCCCGCTGGGGGACCGCGACCTGGACGTCACCAGCCCGGCCTCCGAGGCGTTCTCCCAGTACGTCCTCGAACGATACTGCCCGCCGGCAGACAAGCGGCTGTTGGTGTTCCTGCAGTGCTCCGTCCGGCGGCCATTCTCCACGTCGCCATCCCATGCGTTCATGAAGCGCGCCATCTGGGCTGCGACCGGCAGGGATCCCCGCGCTGACTTCCTCGTCTGCCCCGTGCACGTTGTCGTTCTGGCCAGCAAAGTGGGGCCTGTTCCATACGAGTTGGAGGACATCTACCCGGCCAACGTGGGCGGTGGCGGCGTCAAACACTTCTCCCCGGGAGTATACGAACGGACCAAGCCGGTGCTGGCGCAGAGGATGGCCGGGTATCTGCAGGCGCATGGCGGGCAGTACGACCACATCGCCACCTTTACCGAGGGGCGGTACGGCGAGGTGATGTCTCTGGCCAGCCGGTGGGCAGGAAGGGAGATGGCAGTACTGCCCGTGGCAGGTGGGCCACGGATCACGCAGGTCGGCGCCAGCCGACCCCGCACGTATTGGCAGCAATACTGGATCCAGTTGACGCTGCGCCTCCTGGAGTGGCTGGGGGCGGACTGGGAGGAGCCGGCGGCGCGGCGACTGCGTGAGTTGGGTGCGCTGTACGACGAGGGATGA
- a CDS encoding DEAD/DEAH box helicase — protein sequence MNRQRKVGQKRVVRREPRSPVLAAFLPAVREWFEQTFPCPSPAQELAWPRLRLGENVLLLAPTGSGKTLAAFLCAIDELLRRAQAEDLAESVQVLYVTPLKALGNDIQRNLLVPLAGIGEMASEATSGIRVAVRTGDTPPSERQRMIARPPHILITTPESLYLLLGSRQMAPHLRTVRTVIVDEVHSLCDNKRGVHLALSLERLEERVDGPLQRIGCSATLSPLQEIAAFLVGYTPDGQRRPCTVVNAGMRKGLDVQVVAPLPDFLEASHSALWATAYELILGEIARHRTTLVFTNSRYKTERTTLRLRELAAEGQRIAAHHGSMSRETRLEAEDDLKAGRLDALVATATLELGIDIGAVDLVCQLESPRSVATCLQRVGRAGHLLGATSQGRVLAFDRDELLEAAAIARAAIAGQIDDVRMPRGCLDVLAQQVAGAVAAETWDADGLYQLVRRAHPYRDLPREAFDRVVGMLAGERPFQMAWPPRPLLLWDRVTGRLSPTRGSAQVCAMNVGTIPDTAEYEVVLAGGKKRIGAVQSEFVDDSLRTGDIFVLGSSTWRMAGMDRGRLLVEPAPGATPTIPWWHGQVESRTVAAGQRVGELRRELAARLDDPGVRQWLEREYHLNHDGAAALVDYLREQRATAGVVPDHERLLVETWRDELGRDNVIVHSPFGQRVNRTWGIALVAAALQSGLGEWTATASNDILLLTRREEGAREVVEAQALLAVGAGDVEGLVAGTARDAAVYGSAFRAAATCSLQVLRAWQGARVPFWLQGYRAQELQEACGSEPSYPVVAEVIREYLHDSLDLGAVRELLTAVERGQAELVFQEVEAPSPFAHGLLVGDPVRRDQAMGRERRAQLLRLHRQVLKDVLSADEMAELLDPRAIERLEARWQRRAEGSQARTSDELAQVIRELGDLPARLESVDEVAQGDPAALLAPLLAEGRVVAVDTPDCEEEPVRLVTPELWREYRDAFAPGTSRRAKPVLVPRLEDGALVADEQRPARELIPTRWRRAVPQEQARRAVIERMLRCRGPVTAYELMGRTGWSAPAVERALAELVAEGTVAQGAYTRDKPRPQWVNRANLEEIHRLTLGYLRRELAACTGEEVVDFVSRWQHVHPETRLRGTAGLRDVIRQLQGCEVIQGALEEETLAARVWDYSPAMLDQLMAAGEVCWRRVGGGRIHRGMLTLCLTDDMTWLGRGTAAPEDGESSADCDIAGQIRAVREHFREHGAGFFEDVVAATGVEEGAAVRAVWHLAWCGELACDTYECVRHAGFGVTLSACYDLMHTPHDILHPSGGVGGKDTHERVLERMRSRRLDPRLGRWLATERLRAGRQEAEDEAVVRHWAEQLLRRWGIVSREIVGAEAGAPMWDRLLPEFKRRELLGQVSRGDFIESHHGEQYGLPEAVELLRDCRARRGEHGAGAHLPDEPLLVLPFTDPANLYATSLEFRDAAGNAVHRPRRRGSRVVVRAGQPLVYLHRSDALQMAPLGREELRECLERLKWTPGGDEAPTEIARWNGCPVETHPVSGLLEGLGFRFFRGAMRWPPDGTATRLAPSGEPAAFPACYAERRADVGPEYAVGRAHEQVRPVLAAALALLQRELAGEGWEFEWSSATPKARYRGVTAASAGAGASFVGLQVRPPGLTGYRRRWPFRQGWGRVRSVDDLTEDFIAELRRRREFTEAEIEAYLARRGADGEREGPG from the coding sequence ATGAACAGGCAGCGGAAGGTGGGACAGAAGCGGGTCGTTAGGAGAGAACCGCGCTCCCCGGTGCTCGCCGCCTTTCTGCCGGCGGTGCGCGAGTGGTTCGAGCAGACCTTCCCGTGTCCCTCGCCGGCGCAGGAACTGGCTTGGCCACGCCTCCGGCTGGGCGAGAACGTTCTACTACTGGCCCCCACTGGATCAGGCAAGACGCTGGCCGCCTTCCTGTGTGCGATAGACGAGTTGCTGCGGCGGGCGCAGGCGGAGGACCTGGCCGAGAGCGTGCAGGTCCTGTATGTCACACCCCTGAAGGCGCTGGGCAATGACATCCAGCGTAACCTGCTGGTCCCGCTGGCAGGCATTGGCGAGATGGCGAGTGAGGCGACGTCGGGCATCCGGGTGGCGGTGCGCACCGGGGATACGCCGCCGTCCGAGCGCCAGCGCATGATCGCGCGACCCCCGCATATACTGATCACCACGCCGGAATCCCTGTACCTCCTGCTGGGCAGTCGCCAGATGGCGCCCCACTTGCGGACCGTCCGGACCGTCATCGTGGACGAAGTCCACTCCCTGTGTGACAACAAGCGGGGCGTGCACTTGGCGCTGAGCCTCGAGCGGCTGGAGGAGCGAGTTGACGGCCCGCTGCAGCGCATCGGTTGTTCCGCGACGCTCAGCCCGTTGCAGGAAATCGCGGCGTTCCTCGTGGGCTACACCCCGGACGGGCAGCGGCGGCCATGCACAGTGGTCAACGCCGGGATGCGCAAGGGTCTGGATGTGCAGGTCGTGGCCCCACTCCCCGACTTCCTTGAGGCCAGCCATAGCGCCCTGTGGGCCACGGCCTATGAACTGATCCTGGGGGAGATCGCCCGGCACCGCACGACGCTGGTCTTCACCAACAGCCGGTACAAGACGGAACGGACGACTCTGCGTCTGCGCGAGTTGGCAGCGGAGGGGCAGCGGATCGCCGCCCATCACGGCTCGATGTCGCGTGAGACCCGCCTGGAGGCAGAGGACGACCTGAAGGCCGGACGGTTGGACGCGCTGGTGGCTACGGCCACACTGGAGCTGGGCATCGACATCGGGGCCGTGGACCTGGTGTGCCAACTCGAGTCGCCGCGTTCGGTCGCCACCTGCCTGCAGCGTGTGGGACGTGCCGGGCATCTGCTGGGGGCTACGAGCCAGGGGCGTGTGCTGGCCTTCGACCGCGATGAGCTGCTGGAGGCGGCCGCAATCGCCCGGGCCGCGATCGCCGGTCAGATTGACGACGTGCGCATGCCTCGTGGCTGCCTGGATGTGCTGGCGCAGCAGGTCGCAGGAGCGGTGGCAGCTGAGACCTGGGACGCGGACGGGCTGTACCAGCTGGTGCGGCGGGCGCACCCGTACCGGGACCTCCCGCGCGAGGCCTTCGACCGTGTAGTGGGGATGCTGGCCGGGGAACGGCCTTTCCAGATGGCGTGGCCGCCCCGCCCGTTGCTCCTGTGGGATCGCGTGACGGGCCGGCTGTCACCGACCCGCGGCAGCGCGCAGGTGTGCGCGATGAATGTGGGGACGATCCCGGATACGGCTGAGTATGAGGTGGTGTTGGCCGGCGGCAAGAAGCGCATCGGTGCGGTGCAGTCGGAGTTCGTGGACGACAGCCTGCGCACGGGCGACATCTTCGTGCTGGGCAGCTCGACCTGGCGCATGGCCGGCATGGACCGCGGCCGCCTGCTGGTTGAGCCGGCGCCCGGCGCTACGCCCACGATCCCGTGGTGGCACGGCCAGGTCGAGTCGCGGACAGTGGCGGCCGGCCAGCGCGTTGGCGAGCTGCGTCGGGAGCTGGCTGCGAGACTCGATGACCCCGGAGTCCGGCAATGGCTGGAGCGTGAGTACCACCTCAATCACGATGGCGCCGCTGCGCTCGTGGACTACCTGCGCGAGCAGCGGGCCACGGCGGGGGTCGTGCCGGATCACGAGCGCCTGCTGGTGGAGACCTGGCGCGACGAACTGGGGCGTGACAACGTGATCGTCCACAGCCCCTTCGGGCAGCGCGTCAACCGGACGTGGGGGATCGCCCTGGTTGCCGCGGCGCTGCAGAGCGGGCTGGGGGAGTGGACCGCGACGGCGTCCAACGACATCCTGCTGCTCACCCGACGAGAGGAGGGGGCACGGGAGGTCGTGGAGGCCCAGGCCCTGCTGGCCGTGGGAGCAGGCGACGTCGAGGGTCTGGTGGCCGGTACTGCCCGGGACGCTGCAGTGTATGGGAGCGCGTTCCGGGCGGCGGCTACATGCTCTCTCCAGGTGCTCCGGGCGTGGCAGGGCGCGCGGGTGCCCTTCTGGCTCCAGGGCTACCGGGCTCAGGAGCTGCAAGAGGCATGCGGCTCGGAGCCGAGCTACCCGGTCGTCGCGGAGGTGATACGGGAGTACCTGCACGATTCCCTGGACTTGGGGGCGGTGCGGGAGTTGCTGACGGCTGTCGAGCGCGGCCAGGCGGAGCTGGTGTTCCAGGAAGTGGAGGCGCCGTCGCCCTTTGCGCATGGGCTACTTGTGGGCGACCCGGTGCGGAGAGATCAGGCTATGGGGCGAGAGCGCCGGGCTCAGCTCTTGCGCCTGCACCGGCAGGTGCTGAAGGACGTGCTGAGCGCGGACGAGATGGCGGAGTTACTGGACCCCCGCGCGATCGAGCGCCTCGAAGCGCGTTGGCAGCGCCGGGCGGAAGGTAGCCAGGCCCGGACCAGCGACGAACTGGCACAGGTGATCCGGGAGCTTGGTGACCTGCCCGCGCGTCTGGAGTCCGTGGATGAGGTCGCCCAGGGCGATCCCGCTGCGCTCCTGGCGCCGCTGCTGGCCGAAGGCCGGGTGGTGGCGGTCGACACGCCGGACTGCGAAGAGGAACCGGTGCGGCTGGTGACCCCCGAGCTCTGGCGGGAGTACCGCGATGCCTTTGCTCCGGGCACGAGCCGACGGGCCAAGCCCGTGCTGGTCCCGCGCCTGGAAGACGGCGCGCTGGTAGCAGACGAGCAACGGCCGGCGCGGGAGCTGATCCCGACCCGTTGGCGCAGGGCGGTGCCGCAGGAGCAGGCGCGACGGGCCGTGATCGAGCGCATGCTGCGCTGCCGCGGCCCTGTGACCGCCTACGAACTGATGGGCCGGACCGGGTGGTCAGCCCCGGCGGTGGAGCGAGCACTGGCCGAGCTGGTAGCCGAGGGCACGGTGGCGCAGGGCGCGTACACACGGGACAAGCCCCGGCCTCAGTGGGTGAACCGCGCGAACCTGGAGGAAATCCACCGTCTGACCCTGGGCTACCTCAGACGCGAGTTGGCGGCATGCACGGGGGAGGAAGTGGTCGACTTCGTGTCGCGGTGGCAGCACGTCCATCCAGAAACGCGGCTGCGCGGAACGGCAGGGCTACGGGACGTGATCCGGCAACTGCAGGGCTGCGAGGTGATCCAGGGCGCTCTGGAGGAGGAGACACTGGCCGCCCGGGTCTGGGACTACTCCCCCGCAATGCTCGACCAGTTGATGGCCGCCGGTGAGGTCTGCTGGCGCAGAGTGGGAGGGGGACGCATCCACCGCGGCATGTTGACTCTGTGCCTGACCGACGACATGACATGGCTGGGGAGGGGGACGGCGGCACCGGAGGACGGGGAGAGTTCGGCAGACTGCGACATCGCCGGCCAAATCCGGGCAGTGCGAGAGCACTTCCGGGAGCACGGGGCCGGGTTCTTCGAGGACGTCGTCGCTGCCACCGGCGTGGAGGAGGGCGCTGCAGTGCGAGCTGTGTGGCATCTGGCCTGGTGTGGGGAGCTGGCCTGCGATACGTATGAGTGCGTGCGCCACGCCGGTTTCGGGGTGACACTGTCGGCGTGCTATGACCTGATGCACACGCCGCACGATATCCTGCACCCGTCTGGCGGCGTGGGAGGGAAGGACACCCACGAGCGCGTCCTCGAGCGCATGAGGAGCCGTCGCCTGGACCCGCGGTTAGGCCGCTGGCTGGCGACGGAACGGCTGCGCGCGGGCCGGCAGGAAGCTGAAGACGAAGCGGTCGTGCGCCACTGGGCCGAGCAGCTCCTGCGGCGCTGGGGAATTGTCAGCCGGGAGATCGTGGGCGCCGAAGCGGGGGCTCCGATGTGGGACCGCCTGCTGCCTGAGTTCAAGCGCCGCGAGCTGCTGGGACAGGTCAGTCGCGGCGACTTCATCGAGAGCCACCACGGCGAGCAGTACGGCCTGCCGGAGGCGGTCGAACTCCTGCGCGACTGCCGGGCCCGGCGGGGCGAGCACGGCGCCGGAGCCCACCTGCCCGACGAGCCCCTGCTCGTGCTACCGTTTACGGACCCAGCCAACCTGTACGCCACGAGCCTGGAGTTCAGGGATGCCGCCGGAAACGCCGTCCACAGGCCGCGCCGGCGCGGAAGCCGCGTGGTTGTGCGGGCTGGCCAACCCCTGGTGTACCTGCACCGGAGCGACGCGCTGCAGATGGCGCCACTGGGTCGGGAGGAGCTGCGCGAGTGTCTCGAGCGGCTGAAGTGGACGCCGGGAGGCGATGAAGCGCCGACGGAGATCGCGCGCTGGAACGGGTGCCCGGTCGAGACACATCCGGTGTCCGGTCTCCTGGAGGGTCTCGGCTTCAGGTTCTTTAGAGGAGCCATGCGCTGGCCGCCCGACGGCACGGCAACGCGACTGGCACCATCGGGCGAGCCAGCGGCCTTCCCCGCCTGCTATGCCGAGAGGAGGGCGGACGTGGGCCCGGAGTACGCGGTGGGGCGTGCGCACGAGCAGGTCCGGCCGGTGCTGGCGGCGGCGCTGGCGCTGCTGCAGCGCGAGCTGGCCGGGGAAGGCTGGGAGTTTGAGTGGAGCAGCGCAACCCCAAAGGCGCGGTACCGGGGCGTAACCGCCGCCTCTGCCGGAGCGGGGGCATCATTCGTGGGCCTGCAGGTGCGGCCGCCGGGGCTCACCGGCTACCGCAGGCGATGGCCATTCCGGCAGGGCTGGGGGCGCGTCCGCAGCGTGGACGACCTGACCGAGGACTTCATCGCCGAGCTCAGGCGCCGGCGTGAGTTCACCGAGGCGGAGATTGAGGCGTACCTGGCCCGGCGGGGAGCCGACGGGGAGAGGGAGGGGCCCGGGTGA
- a CDS encoding GyrI-like domain-containing protein yields MPSKVETDPDRIETKKLTLVGLERHMDVVAGFGEEMAELVRDLTSRLGEIEARAHPDRYVGYWQQVGGERCTTGRMYLAAAEVSAVVNLPPGMVAKALPEGEYAIWCIRNGEEGSVNPWAWLARSGYEFHWDPRRAMVGDLETFWLDPAIDTHEFWVPIVRRQEQQPR; encoded by the coding sequence ATGCCGAGCAAGGTGGAGACCGACCCCGATAGGATCGAGACGAAGAAGCTCACACTCGTGGGGTTGGAGAGGCACATGGATGTGGTAGCGGGGTTCGGGGAGGAGATGGCTGAACTCGTGCGGGACCTGACCTCGCGGCTGGGTGAGATCGAGGCCAGAGCGCACCCGGACCGCTACGTCGGCTACTGGCAGCAGGTCGGCGGCGAGCGCTGCACGACGGGCCGCATGTACCTGGCCGCCGCCGAGGTGAGCGCCGTCGTCAACCTGCCGCCTGGCATGGTCGCCAAGGCCCTGCCCGAGGGCGAGTACGCCATCTGGTGCATCAGGAACGGCGAGGAGGGGTCGGTGAACCCCTGGGCTTGGCTCGCACGGTCGGGATACGAGTTCCACTGGGACCCGCGGAGGGCCATGGTTGGCGACCTGGAGACGTTCTGGTTGGACCCCGCGATCGACACGCACGAGTTCTGGGTGCCCATCGTGCGCAGACAGGAACAGCAGCCCCGCTAG
- a CDS encoding amidohydrolase family protein: MATGDAGPRVAALRALYRGLVAALPWLDVCRDDDDPPAFPDYATDLHLPAVARAPVGVTSARPAGPHLAVYVPAQSGSLSDAAQDCARSGTPLVVRHTDVDLPRLGELARAHPTLPLVIESGPLKLLYHIATLETLLQTHPNLWLCTYNLCNWLGLERLCAAGVGDRLLFGTHAPRHDAHVSVAPIALAHLSWEQRCDLAGNNARRLLGLPAVSTPSPDLAAPLPPAFIIDSHGHNGPPGRFPTPDEHFTPDDWLRFMDSCAIERLFLIPAAALDDPACGSLDAARSLLEAAPDRFRCYAVFHPGGDAERLRAELDDPLCVGLKMHPSMHGVPADDPAYRPAFELAVRAGKPLVTHSWENSATNPVQYLSHPARFETHLRAWPGVRLILGHAGGRPSTAPTVIALGERYPGVTVDLSGDYFDSGLVAMLCDRLGAQRVLFASDVNWIDPRCLLGAVLGSRLSDGEVRDCLRGNALALFDR; encoded by the coding sequence ATGGCGACCGGCGACGCCGGACCGCGGGTGGCGGCGTTGCGAGCCCTCTACCGCGGGCTGGTGGCGGCGCTGCCCTGGCTCGACGTGTGCCGTGACGACGACGATCCTCCGGCGTTCCCGGACTACGCGACCGATCTGCACCTGCCTGCGGTTGCGAGGGCGCCCGTCGGAGTGACGTCGGCACGACCGGCAGGGCCGCACCTGGCCGTCTACGTGCCGGCCCAGTCCGGCTCGCTGTCCGACGCGGCGCAGGACTGTGCGCGCTCGGGGACGCCACTGGTGGTCCGCCACACGGATGTGGATCTCCCGCGCCTGGGTGAGCTGGCGCGAGCCCACCCGACCCTTCCCCTGGTCATCGAGTCGGGCCCCCTCAAACTCCTCTATCACATCGCCACGCTGGAGACGCTGCTGCAGACCCACCCCAACCTGTGGCTGTGCACCTACAACCTGTGCAACTGGCTGGGGCTTGAGCGGCTCTGCGCGGCCGGGGTGGGCGATAGGCTGCTCTTCGGCACCCATGCACCGCGCCACGACGCCCACGTGTCGGTGGCGCCGATCGCCCTGGCGCATCTGTCCTGGGAGCAGCGGTGTGATCTGGCGGGGAACAATGCACGTCGCCTGTTGGGCCTGCCGGCAGTGTCGACGCCGTCGCCGGATCTGGCTGCCCCTCTGCCACCGGCGTTCATCATAGACAGCCATGGTCACAATGGCCCGCCGGGCCGCTTCCCCACGCCCGATGAGCACTTCACGCCCGACGACTGGCTGCGCTTCATGGACTCCTGCGCCATCGAGCGCCTCTTCCTGATCCCCGCGGCCGCCCTGGACGACCCGGCCTGCGGCAGCCTGGACGCCGCACGCAGCCTCCTGGAGGCGGCCCCGGACCGGTTCCGCTGCTATGCCGTGTTCCACCCGGGCGGGGACGCCGAGCGCCTGCGGGCCGAACTCGACGATCCCCTGTGCGTGGGCCTCAAGATGCACCCCTCGATGCACGGAGTGCCCGCGGACGACCCGGCCTACCGTCCGGCCTTCGAGTTGGCGGTGCGCGCGGGCAAGCCCCTGGTCACTCACTCGTGGGAGAACTCGGCCACCAACCCGGTGCAGTACCTCTCCCACCCGGCGCGGTTCGAGACCCACCTGCGGGCCTGGCCCGGGGTCCGACTGATCCTGGGCCATGCCGGGGGCCGCCCATCCACCGCCCCAACCGTCATCGCCCTCGGCGAACGCTATCCGGGTGTCACGGTTGACCTGTCGGGCGACTACTTTGACAGCGGCCTGGTGGCGATGCTGTGCGACCGCCTCGGCGCGCAGCGCGTGCTGTTCGCCAGCGACGTCAACTGGATTGACCCGCGTTGCCTGTTAGGCGCAGTGCTGGGGTCACGCCTGTCGGATGGCGAGGTCCGCGACTGCCTGCGTGGCAACGCTCTGGCCCTCTTCGACCGGTGA